A genomic stretch from Thermoprotei archaeon includes:
- a CDS encoding chloride channel protein, whose amino-acid sequence MRVQYIERWSIYSIIIGIVVGIGTFIFYSLLQLTKAFFLGYFAGFHPVSPAGEHPLFSFPSTPFRLWVLVLIPAIGGLIVGFIVYSLDPEVEGDGTDAVIDAFHNKGGEIKGRVPIIKAIASAITIGSGGSAGREGPIMQIGGGIASFLASHIKLGERERREMMICGAAAGLGAIFKAPLGGAIFAMEVLYRRDFEIEAMIPATISSVVSYAVFSSFPNIGWRPIFETHEYNFNPYELIFYALLGIASAIFGIFYVRIFYGTRNLFRYLRIPRHIKPAIGGAIVGCIAFLIGYFLPKEKVLDGVLGMGYGVVQLTIYEQLPLFVLLLIAILKIFSTSFTVGSGGSGGLFAPSLVIGAMFGGFFGGIFHLFFPTIITQPSAFALVGMAAFFGGIANVPLASMIMVTEMTGSYSLLAPLMISTAIAYALTWRWSIYEKQVRTRIESPAHRKDFSES is encoded by the coding sequence ATGAGAGTCCAATATATAGAGAGATGGTCAATTTATAGCATAATAATAGGTATAGTAGTTGGAATCGGAACTTTCATTTTTTATTCCTTGTTACAATTAACAAAGGCTTTCTTCCTTGGTTATTTTGCAGGATTCCATCCCGTATCACCAGCTGGAGAACATCCCCTCTTCTCTTTCCCTTCAACTCCTTTTCGCTTATGGGTCCTTGTGCTTATTCCAGCTATTGGAGGACTTATTGTAGGATTTATTGTTTATTCCTTAGATCCAGAGGTAGAGGGGGATGGAACAGATGCAGTAATAGATGCCTTTCACAATAAGGGAGGAGAGATAAAGGGAAGAGTACCAATTATAAAGGCTATTGCATCTGCTATAACCATTGGATCAGGAGGGAGTGCGGGGAGAGAGGGACCTATCATGCAGATAGGTGGTGGGATTGCTTCTTTTCTTGCTTCTCACATAAAGCTAGGTGAGAGGGAGAGAAGGGAGATGATGATTTGTGGAGCTGCAGCAGGATTAGGGGCTATATTTAAAGCACCACTTGGAGGAGCTATATTTGCTATGGAAGTCCTGTATAGGAGGGATTTTGAGATAGAAGCAATGATTCCAGCAACTATATCCTCAGTAGTTTCCTATGCAGTATTTAGCTCTTTTCCTAACATAGGCTGGAGACCTATATTTGAAACTCATGAATACAATTTCAATCCTTATGAACTGATTTTTTATGCCCTATTGGGTATTGCATCTGCTATCTTTGGTATTTTCTATGTAAGGATATTCTATGGAACAAGGAACCTTTTCAGGTATTTGAGGATACCAAGACACATAAAACCAGCAATAGGTGGTGCAATAGTTGGTTGTATCGCATTTCTCATTGGTTACTTTTTACCAAAAGAGAAGGTATTGGATGGAGTACTTGGTATGGGATATGGAGTAGTACAGTTAACAATATATGAACAATTACCTCTCTTTGTTCTTCTCCTCATAGCTATTTTAAAAATATTTTCCACTTCCTTCACGGTTGGCTCAGGAGGTAGTGGAGGATTATTTGCACCTTCTCTAGTAATAGGAGCTATGTTTGGTGGATTTTTCGGAGGTATATTTCATTTATTTTTCCCTACAATAATAACTCAACCATCAGCCTTTGCTCTTGTCGGAATGGCTGCTTTCTTTGGAGGTATAGCAAACGTACCTCTTGCATCTATGATAATGGTAACAGAAATGACAGGGAGTTATAGCTTGTTAGCACCTTTAATGATTTCTACAGCCATAGCTTATGCTCTTACATGGAGATGGAGTATATACGAGAAACAAGTGAGAACAAGAATAGAATCGCCAGCCCATAGGAAAGATTTCTCTGAATCCTAG